Proteins encoded by one window of Actinocorallia herbida:
- a CDS encoding S8 family peptidase, translated as MFDQGARVERLLARHRDVSVVQTGALLRRDEVLVADSDVGRAADLLRRWTAGSEPGPGLTRLRLNRSARVDVCELSLLARDRGLSVSPNHLVYGQPMWWTGPADRPLPVPPLPVPDAAATGGGAHGVTVAILDTGLDPHPWYAAADWFAEHAEADREVLDADLDYELDAQSGHGTFIAGVVLQRAPSARLVARRVIGGDGVGDELHVIRALHGLKADVVNLSLGCHTFDDRPSPLLQRAVAALGRGTVVIACAGNTASDRPFWPAALKQAVAVAALDGAERAWFSNHGWWVDAAAPGTAVHSTFVRFGEFEGYAAWSGTSFAAPAVAGEVAARVARGMAPADAADAVLGSGPVRPGLGTLVA; from the coding sequence ATGTTCGATCAGGGGGCACGGGTGGAGCGGCTGCTCGCCCGCCATCGCGACGTATCGGTCGTGCAGACCGGGGCGCTGCTGCGCCGGGACGAGGTCCTCGTCGCCGACTCCGACGTGGGCCGCGCCGCGGACCTGCTGCGCCGGTGGACCGCGGGAAGCGAGCCCGGGCCCGGACTGACCCGGCTGCGGCTGAACCGCTCGGCCAGGGTCGACGTCTGCGAGCTGAGCCTGCTCGCCCGCGACCGCGGCCTGAGCGTCTCGCCCAACCACCTCGTCTACGGCCAGCCGATGTGGTGGACGGGCCCGGCCGACCGGCCGCTGCCCGTCCCGCCGCTCCCCGTCCCGGACGCCGCGGCGACGGGCGGCGGCGCGCACGGCGTGACCGTGGCGATCCTCGACACCGGCCTCGACCCGCACCCGTGGTACGCGGCGGCCGACTGGTTCGCCGAGCACGCCGAGGCCGACCGCGAGGTCCTGGACGCCGACCTCGACTACGAGCTGGACGCCCAGTCCGGCCACGGGACGTTCATCGCCGGCGTCGTCCTCCAGCGCGCCCCGTCCGCCCGCCTCGTCGCGCGCCGGGTCATCGGCGGCGACGGGGTCGGCGACGAGCTCCACGTGATCCGGGCGCTGCACGGGCTCAAGGCCGACGTGGTCAACCTGTCGCTCGGCTGCCACACCTTCGACGACCGGCCTTCCCCGCTGCTCCAGCGGGCCGTCGCCGCGCTCGGCCGCGGCACCGTCGTCATCGCCTGCGCGGGCAACACCGCGTCCGACCGGCCCTTCTGGCCCGCCGCGCTCAAGCAGGCCGTCGCGGTCGCCGCGCTCGACGGCGCGGAGCGCGCCTGGTTCTCCAACCACGGCTGGTGGGTCGACGCCGCGGCCCCCGGCACCGCGGTGCACAGCACCTTCGTGCGGTTCGGGGAGTTCGAGGGCTACGCCGCCTGGTCGGGGACCTCGTTCGCGGCCCCTGCCGTCGCCGGGGAGGTCGCCGCCCGAGTCGCGCGGGGCATGGCGCCCGCCGACGCCGCCGACGCCGTGCTCGGCTCCGGGCCCGTGCGCCCCGGTCTCGGCACGCTCGTCGCATGA
- a CDS encoding adenosine deaminase gives MSLRDFIAGMPKAELHVHHVGSASPEVVAELAARHEGSTAVPADPDLLRDFFDFRDFAHFIEVYVAVVDLLRDAEDIRALTYGVARDMARQHIRYAELTVTPYLTLMKGIPEPAFIEAIEDARRTAERDFGIVLRWCFDIPGEEGLPAGEATARFAVEHAPDALVSFGLGGPEAGWPRPQFKPFFDRARAAGLHSVPHAGETTGPETVWDALTYLGAERIGHGIAAARDPRLLDHLGEHGIALEVCPTSNIATRAVATLAEHPLRELVDAGVLVTVNSDDPPMFGTDLTNEYLVAARLLGLDEAGVTGLAKNAVRASFLGEADKARLTAEIDGHLRAATGHS, from the coding sequence ATGTCGCTGCGCGACTTCATCGCCGGGATGCCCAAGGCCGAGCTGCACGTCCACCACGTGGGCTCCGCGTCGCCCGAGGTGGTCGCCGAGCTCGCCGCGCGCCACGAGGGCAGCACCGCGGTCCCGGCCGATCCCGACCTGCTGCGCGACTTCTTCGACTTCCGCGACTTCGCCCACTTCATCGAGGTCTACGTCGCGGTCGTCGACCTGCTGCGCGACGCCGAGGACATCCGCGCGCTCACCTACGGCGTCGCCCGCGACATGGCAAGGCAGCACATCCGCTACGCCGAGCTGACCGTCACCCCCTACCTGACCCTGATGAAGGGCATCCCCGAGCCGGCGTTCATCGAGGCGATCGAGGACGCGCGGCGCACCGCCGAGCGTGACTTCGGCATCGTGCTGCGCTGGTGCTTCGACATCCCCGGCGAGGAGGGCCTGCCGGCGGGGGAGGCCACCGCGCGCTTCGCGGTCGAGCACGCCCCCGACGCGCTGGTGAGCTTCGGCCTCGGCGGTCCCGAGGCCGGGTGGCCCCGGCCGCAGTTCAAGCCGTTCTTCGACCGGGCCCGTGCCGCGGGGCTGCACAGCGTCCCGCACGCGGGCGAGACCACCGGCCCCGAGACGGTCTGGGACGCGCTCACCTACCTCGGCGCCGAGCGGATCGGGCACGGCATCGCCGCCGCCCGCGACCCCCGGCTGCTCGACCACCTCGGCGAGCACGGCATCGCGCTGGAGGTGTGCCCCACCTCCAACATCGCCACCCGCGCGGTCGCGACCCTGGCGGAGCACCCGCTGCGCGAGCTGGTCGACGCGGGGGTGCTGGTGACCGTCAACAGCGACGATCCGCCGATGTTCGGCACCGACCTGACGAACGAGTACCTCGTCGCGGCCCGGCTGCTCGGCCTCGACGAGGCGGGCGTCACCGGGCTGGCGAAGAACGCCGTGCGCGCGTCGTTCCTCGGCGAGGCCGACAAGGCACGGCTGACCGCGGAGATAGACGGCCATCTCCGCGCGGCCACAGGACACTCCTGA
- a CDS encoding organic hydroperoxide resistance protein translates to MSALYTAIATASGRDGRAVTNDGLLDVTLARPKELGGDGAGTNPEQLFAAGYAACFASAMNLVAGKLGLDVSEASVTAEVGLKPNGSGGFGLEVALRAELPDALSEEDGTRLLEATHQVCPYSNATRGNIPVSLVRE, encoded by the coding sequence ATGAGCGCTCTCTACACCGCCATCGCCACCGCGTCCGGCCGCGACGGCAGGGCCGTCACCAACGACGGGCTGCTCGACGTCACCCTGGCCCGCCCCAAGGAGCTGGGCGGCGACGGCGCGGGGACCAACCCCGAGCAGCTCTTCGCCGCCGGTTACGCGGCGTGCTTCGCCAGCGCGATGAACCTCGTCGCCGGGAAGCTGGGCCTGGACGTCTCCGAGGCCTCGGTCACCGCCGAGGTCGGCCTCAAGCCGAACGGGTCCGGCGGCTTCGGCCTCGAGGTCGCGCTGCGCGCCGAGCTGCCCGACGCCCTGTCCGAGGAGGACGGCACCCGGCTGCTGGAGGCCACCCACCAGGTCTGCCCGTACTCCAACGCCACGCGCGGCAACATCCCCGTCTCCCTCGTCCGCGAGTAA
- a CDS encoding RNA polymerase sigma factor, whose translation MSEPVTATSGALFERARDGDTAAWEALVARYHPMLWSIARAHGLSGPAAEDVVQTTWLRLVQHLGDLRSPDGVGAWLATTCRRECVPRVPVPAPRPPLDRPDPRPGPEPVCVARDQVSRVAAALESLSEPCRRMLRLLAAAAPYAEVAAALGLAPGGVGPARARCLRALRAALGD comes from the coding sequence ATGAGCGAACCCGTCACCGCCACGTCGGGCGCGCTCTTCGAACGCGCCCGGGACGGCGACACCGCCGCCTGGGAGGCGCTGGTCGCCCGCTACCACCCGATGCTCTGGTCGATCGCCCGTGCCCACGGGCTGTCCGGGCCCGCCGCCGAGGACGTCGTCCAGACGACGTGGCTGCGGCTCGTCCAGCACCTCGGGGACCTGCGCTCGCCGGACGGGGTCGGGGCGTGGCTGGCCACGACCTGCCGCCGCGAGTGCGTGCCCCGCGTCCCGGTGCCCGCGCCCCGTCCGCCGCTCGACCGGCCCGATCCGCGGCCGGGGCCCGAGCCGGTGTGCGTCGCGCGCGACCAGGTCTCCCGGGTCGCCGCCGCGCTGGAGTCGCTGTCCGAGCCCTGCCGAAGGATGCTCCGGCTCCTCGCCGCCGCGGCGCCCTATGCGGAGGTCGCCGCCGCGCTCGGCCTGGCGCCGGGCGGCGTCGGCCCCGCGCGCGCCCGCTGCCTGCGCGCTCTGCGGGCCGCCCTGGGCGACTGA
- a CDS encoding TetR/AcrR family transcriptional regulator, producing MAPTAPGARARILDTATRLFYAEGVHTVGIDRIIAEAAVAKATFYHHFKSKDALVCAYLTEQYELQRTAFAALPGQGREKIEDVFARIAEVSEQPGFRGCPFLNAAAEFADPGHPVRAIVTEHRAWFESLMRRLLEEAGHRDPGGGARFLLLLRDAAAVSGALDPAGRTRETVDAALRRLLTA from the coding sequence ATGGCACCCACGGCCCCCGGCGCCCGCGCCCGCATCCTGGACACCGCGACCCGGCTCTTCTACGCCGAGGGCGTCCACACCGTGGGGATCGACCGGATCATCGCCGAGGCGGCCGTCGCGAAGGCGACGTTCTACCACCACTTCAAGTCCAAGGACGCCCTGGTCTGCGCGTACCTCACCGAGCAGTACGAGCTCCAGCGCACGGCGTTCGCCGCGCTGCCCGGCCAGGGCAGGGAGAAGATCGAGGACGTCTTCGCGCGCATCGCGGAGGTGAGCGAGCAGCCCGGGTTCCGCGGCTGCCCGTTCCTCAACGCGGCGGCCGAGTTCGCCGACCCCGGACATCCCGTCCGCGCGATCGTCACCGAGCACCGCGCCTGGTTCGAGTCCCTCATGCGCCGGCTGCTGGAGGAGGCGGGTCACCGCGACCCCGGCGGGGGCGCCAGGTTCCTGCTCCTGCTGCGCGACGCCGCGGCCGTGAGCGGCGCCCTCGACCCGGCCGGGCGGACCCGCGAAACCGTCGACGCCGCCCTGCGCAGGCTGCTGACGGCATAG